In the genome of Candidatus Delongbacteria bacterium, one region contains:
- the secE gene encoding preprotein translocase subunit SecE, whose product MVNMKTYFSEVQDEMKKVNWPSWPMLKSSTSVVIFVSLLLAVTVYLFDLILSRAVGWIL is encoded by the coding sequence ATGGTCAACATGAAGACCTATTTCAGCGAAGTGCAAGACGAGATGAAGAAGGTCAACTGGCCCAGTTGGCCCATGCTGAAGAGCTCCACCAGTGTGGTGATCTTCGTTTCGCTGCTGCTCGCTGTGACCGTCTACCTCTTCGACCTGATCCTTTCCCGCGCCGTGGGTTGGATTCTGTAA